A DNA window from Micromonospora sp. NBC_01739 contains the following coding sequences:
- a CDS encoding FtsK/SpoIIIE domain-containing protein: protein MEPVGGPKSRALRAAALHRRAAATVAAAAASLDDTRPAPADQRRQYALAERLRTAAAVLAPGWAGEALDSIESTTRAGDAPPPFVRVGTAAPLDDARFPALVPLLGAGHLTVDADAQDPRVAGLLRALVLRLVAATPAGTLLVRAMDATGEVLAAFRALGDAGLLSPPATDLAGLRTLLDEAERWVTPGSAGPRRHERLLLVVLAGLPEGIHGEDLSRIEFLAEQGPTAGLHLVVAGWPTEDRAPLPGATPLAMRTAYALLGDVPGATFAAAGSEGGLNSPVFVEADPPTELVEAVCRRLAAQIEAGTRLSLASLLPSAEEDLWQADSTEGLSTSVGDAGGRAVPLGFTELTPHWLVSGRSRACRSTFLTTALLGLAARYGPNELSLYLADLGEGESFAEFLQTDRDRSWIPQVRAAAMAADREYLLDLFEQLIAEVQRRAGVAARAGGQRFAELRQHHRLPRIVCVVDNLPLLLTERDRLTTDTLARLDVLARTGRLHGVHLVLAGEADLGLGVRNEPGQRDSLLGQFPVRVALPGGGAVLEPTNDSAAGLPAGSAVVNTAGGLGGPRGAIRGHERMVRFPDPQDEPEVVAGLRHRLWAARPEGAAAPVVFAGYARPLLGNDPRYRSALAGRALAPAALLGRAVDVARTTAAVPLGPAAGRNLAVLGPRPEGSRLLAMAARSTAAHHPPGTARFVIAVPDPEAQPTADALAAELAARHPVERVDLAGLVTVLDAGAAAYLVVFGLDVAPAEQLPPARLRMLLREGPPTGQHLLGWWRTVPSFAALIEAEETVDKLTAVAVAGVPGAQLTPVFGRPVEWRPRRDRVVLWDGPDERGVVLVPYDLPEDGEQP from the coding sequence GTGGAGCCGGTGGGCGGACCGAAGTCACGGGCGCTCCGCGCCGCCGCGTTGCACCGCCGGGCCGCCGCGACGGTGGCGGCTGCCGCTGCCAGTCTCGACGACACCCGTCCGGCCCCAGCCGACCAACGTCGTCAGTACGCGCTGGCCGAACGGTTGCGTACCGCTGCGGCCGTACTGGCGCCGGGGTGGGCCGGCGAGGCGCTGGACAGCATCGAGTCGACGACCCGCGCCGGGGATGCTCCGCCGCCCTTCGTCCGGGTGGGCACCGCCGCGCCGCTGGACGATGCACGCTTCCCCGCTCTGGTTCCGCTGCTGGGTGCCGGTCACCTGACTGTGGACGCCGACGCGCAGGATCCTCGGGTGGCCGGGCTGCTGCGAGCGTTGGTGCTGCGGTTGGTGGCGGCTACCCCGGCGGGGACCCTGCTGGTGCGGGCGATGGATGCGACCGGCGAGGTGTTGGCCGCCTTCCGGGCCCTGGGCGATGCCGGGTTGCTGTCGCCGCCTGCCACGGACCTGGCCGGGCTACGCACCCTGCTCGACGAGGCGGAGCGGTGGGTGACGCCCGGCTCGGCCGGGCCACGCCGGCATGAGCGACTGCTGCTGGTGGTGCTCGCCGGGCTGCCCGAGGGGATCCACGGCGAGGATCTTTCCCGGATCGAGTTCCTGGCCGAGCAGGGGCCGACCGCAGGGTTGCACCTGGTGGTGGCGGGCTGGCCGACTGAGGACCGTGCTCCGCTGCCGGGGGCGACTCCCCTGGCGATGCGGACCGCTTATGCGCTGCTGGGCGATGTGCCTGGGGCCACCTTCGCGGCGGCGGGCTCCGAGGGCGGGTTGAACTCCCCGGTGTTCGTCGAGGCGGACCCACCGACCGAACTGGTGGAGGCGGTGTGTCGGCGACTCGCCGCGCAGATCGAGGCCGGCACCCGACTGTCCCTGGCCAGCCTGTTGCCCTCGGCGGAGGAGGACCTGTGGCAGGCGGACTCGACTGAGGGGCTGAGCACCAGCGTCGGGGACGCCGGTGGCCGAGCCGTGCCGCTGGGTTTTACCGAGTTGACGCCACACTGGCTGGTCAGTGGTCGGTCGCGGGCCTGCCGGTCGACCTTCCTGACCACCGCGCTACTCGGCCTGGCCGCTCGGTACGGCCCGAACGAGTTGTCGTTGTACCTGGCCGACCTCGGCGAGGGTGAGTCCTTCGCGGAGTTCCTGCAGACCGACCGCGACCGGTCCTGGATCCCGCAGGTGCGGGCGGCGGCGATGGCCGCCGACCGGGAGTACCTGCTCGACCTGTTCGAGCAGCTCATCGCCGAGGTGCAGCGACGCGCCGGGGTTGCGGCCCGGGCGGGTGGGCAACGCTTCGCCGAGTTGCGGCAGCATCATCGGCTGCCCCGGATCGTGTGCGTGGTGGACAATCTGCCGCTGCTCCTCACCGAGCGGGATCGACTGACCACCGACACCCTGGCCCGGCTGGACGTGTTGGCCAGGACCGGCCGGCTGCACGGCGTACACCTGGTTCTCGCCGGTGAGGCTGATCTGGGCCTGGGGGTACGCAATGAGCCCGGGCAGCGGGATTCCCTGCTCGGCCAGTTCCCGGTCCGGGTGGCCCTGCCTGGCGGCGGGGCGGTGTTGGAGCCTACGAATGACTCTGCGGCCGGGTTGCCGGCCGGCAGCGCGGTGGTCAACACCGCCGGTGGCCTGGGTGGGCCTCGGGGGGCGATCCGGGGGCACGAGCGGATGGTCCGGTTCCCTGATCCGCAGGATGAGCCGGAGGTCGTGGCGGGGCTACGGCACCGGCTCTGGGCGGCCCGTCCGGAGGGTGCCGCCGCCCCGGTGGTCTTCGCGGGGTACGCCCGTCCGCTGCTGGGCAATGATCCCCGTTACCGGTCCGCCCTGGCCGGTCGGGCGTTGGCACCGGCGGCGCTGTTGGGTCGGGCGGTGGATGTCGCGCGTACCACCGCAGCGGTGCCGCTGGGCCCGGCTGCCGGACGCAACCTGGCGGTGCTGGGTCCCCGACCCGAGGGCAGTCGCCTGCTGGCCATGGCGGCCCGGAGTACCGCAGCCCACCATCCACCGGGGACGGCCCGGTTCGTGATCGCCGTACCGGACCCCGAGGCTCAGCCGACGGCCGACGCCCTGGCCGCCGAGTTGGCCGCCAGACATCCGGTCGAGAGGGTCGACCTGGCCGGGTTGGTGACCGTGCTGGATGCCGGGGCGGCGGCCTACCTGGTGGTGTTCGGGCTGGATGTGGCACCTGCCGAGCAGTTGCCGCCGGCCCGGCTACGGATGTTGCTGCGGGAGGGCCCACCGACCGGGCAGCATCTGCTGGGCTGGTGGCGTACGGTGCCCTCGTTCGCGGCCCTCATCGAGGCCGAGGAGACGGTCGACAAGTTGACCGCGGTGGCGGTGGCGGGGGTACCGGGTGCCCAGCTCACGCCGGTCTTCGGCCGGCCGGTGGAGTGGCGGCCCCGCCGGGATCGGGTGGTGCTCTGGGACGGCCCCGATGAGCGGGGAGTCGTGCTGGTGCCGTACGACCTGCCGGAGGACGGGGAACAACCATGA
- a CDS encoding M23 family metallopeptidase yields MTDPSTPRRRPVRVGALAAALTATLAFLCCTGGAGAFFLTELGGEAAEQITPASLECTGDFTVDVTGKMPRIPQYGERQLRNAAVIIKVGQEMKVPARGWVIAVATAMQESRLLNLANRTVAESQDIPHEGIGADHDSVGLFQQRASWGSVRQRMNPEYASRKFYEKLVDVPDWQKLPLTVAAQRVQISAFPDAYAKHEEIAARIVDALAGGAARTALIAGQEVCDAASAGDIAASGWTAPIPGGVGSGFRTASRPGHNGVDIAAPKGTLIRVAATGRVLVSRCDPDRRGRLSCDVDGWPDKGGCGWFVDVLHAQGIVTRYCHMVSRPRVAVGETVEAGQVIGEVGSSGNSSGPHLHFEVHTDGDRSSHSAIDPVPFMRSKGAPLKGAE; encoded by the coding sequence ATGACCGACCCGAGTACGCCCCGTCGCCGACCGGTGCGGGTGGGCGCCCTGGCTGCCGCACTGACCGCGACCCTGGCGTTCCTGTGTTGTACCGGCGGCGCCGGCGCCTTCTTCCTGACCGAGTTGGGCGGCGAGGCGGCCGAGCAGATCACCCCGGCGAGCCTGGAATGCACCGGAGACTTCACGGTCGACGTGACCGGCAAGATGCCCCGGATCCCGCAGTACGGGGAACGCCAGCTCCGTAACGCGGCCGTCATCATCAAGGTCGGTCAGGAGATGAAGGTGCCGGCGCGCGGCTGGGTGATCGCGGTGGCCACCGCGATGCAGGAGTCCCGCCTGCTGAACCTGGCCAACCGCACCGTCGCCGAGTCTCAGGACATCCCCCACGAGGGCATCGGCGCCGACCACGACTCGGTCGGGCTGTTTCAGCAACGTGCCTCCTGGGGCTCCGTGCGGCAGCGGATGAATCCCGAGTACGCCTCCCGCAAGTTCTACGAGAAGCTCGTGGACGTGCCCGACTGGCAGAAGCTGCCGCTCACCGTGGCCGCCCAACGCGTGCAGATCAGTGCCTTCCCGGACGCCTACGCCAAGCACGAGGAGATCGCCGCCCGGATCGTGGACGCGCTGGCCGGCGGTGCGGCCCGGACGGCGTTGATCGCCGGGCAGGAGGTGTGCGACGCGGCCTCGGCGGGCGACATCGCCGCCTCCGGCTGGACCGCCCCGATTCCGGGCGGTGTCGGTTCCGGATTCCGCACCGCCAGCCGGCCCGGCCACAACGGGGTGGACATCGCCGCCCCGAAGGGCACCCTCATTCGGGTAGCGGCCACCGGCCGGGTCCTGGTCTCGCGCTGCGACCCGGACCGCAGGGGCAGGCTCAGCTGTGACGTGGACGGTTGGCCGGACAAGGGCGGCTGCGGCTGGTTCGTCGACGTCCTGCACGCACAGGGCATCGTCACCCGCTACTGCCACATGGTCAGTCGGCCCAGGGTCGCCGTAGGGGAGACCGTGGAGGCAGGTCAGGTGATCGGTGAGGTGGGCAGCAGCGGCAACTCCTCCGGCCCGCACCTGCACTTCGAGGTACACACCGACGGCGACCGAAGCAGCCACAGCGCGATCGACCCGGTGCCGTTCATGCGGTCGAAGGGCGCCCCACTCAAGGGCGCGGAGTAG
- a CDS encoding MFS transporter: MARARTRIAALLLALGVLAVATISWPGLTATPAYAAPVAYQAPTDLCTTEEWQADFRACVSKLQQVAESEATCLNPPTPTAPDSGIAGWFAARPEAAKLPGPKGYYSDYGYAGYSYTTYKIDTGCATTLLHPDYKFTNTIANGEFMIATAIIGASNALRERAWDPGTMWGWADPLVDQATKAIYQKVFSVFGIVTLCVVGLYLLWRSRQSDMSSAMTTAGWALVVMVAITALAAWPVKSANLADGALISTLGVVHDAVGPATKDVPPDRCAMPNPDACTDKRPPAVRASDTATEGMLYRNWLRGVLGSADSETARKYGAALYDAKSLSWEEAEKIRANPRTREATINAKKQQWMTVAAQIEREDPEAYEYLQGVRDMDRVGAGFIAVLAALLFAMFDLTASLLVLLGFLVFRWAVIAAPILGTIGLLRPASAGLRRLGNAVVAALFNIAIFGTGAAIYLFAVDLIMSTPTLPGWLQVVLVWLCGVVGWLLLRPYRRITQLGGKDSSEAVSSAGSWHRRFFRDMRTAARLDVAEPGGTAEPTVGRRRALGTEQPRVRPEARPDPVPTGAPPTQERPEGHKTGAGRGTTEEQQRPETRPVAPRPRRRQPASWTEPDVPEENPSFAIYRPGSSEKAPEKTAPRIRSEAR; encoded by the coding sequence ATGGCGAGGGCCCGGACTCGGATCGCGGCGCTCCTCCTGGCACTCGGCGTACTCGCCGTGGCCACGATCAGCTGGCCAGGGCTCACCGCCACACCCGCGTACGCCGCCCCGGTCGCGTACCAGGCCCCCACCGACCTCTGCACCACGGAGGAATGGCAGGCCGACTTCCGCGCCTGCGTCAGCAAGCTCCAGCAGGTCGCGGAGAGCGAGGCGACCTGCCTGAATCCCCCGACCCCTACCGCCCCGGACTCCGGCATCGCCGGCTGGTTCGCCGCCCGGCCGGAGGCGGCCAAGCTCCCCGGCCCCAAGGGCTACTACAGCGACTACGGCTACGCCGGGTACAGCTACACCACCTACAAGATCGATACCGGCTGCGCGACCACGCTGCTGCACCCGGACTACAAGTTCACCAACACCATCGCCAACGGGGAGTTCATGATCGCCACGGCGATCATCGGCGCCTCGAACGCGCTGCGGGAGCGTGCCTGGGACCCCGGGACGATGTGGGGCTGGGCCGACCCTCTGGTGGACCAGGCCACCAAGGCGATCTACCAGAAGGTGTTCAGCGTCTTCGGCATAGTCACCCTCTGCGTGGTCGGTCTCTACCTGCTCTGGCGCTCACGCCAGTCGGACATGAGCAGCGCGATGACCACGGCGGGCTGGGCGTTGGTGGTGATGGTGGCGATCACCGCCTTGGCCGCCTGGCCGGTCAAGTCCGCCAACCTGGCCGACGGTGCGCTCATCTCCACCCTCGGGGTCGTACACGACGCCGTCGGCCCGGCGACCAAGGACGTGCCGCCCGACCGGTGTGCGATGCCCAACCCGGATGCCTGTACGGACAAGCGCCCGCCGGCGGTGCGGGCCAGCGACACCGCCACCGAGGGCATGCTCTACCGGAACTGGCTGCGGGGGGTGCTCGGCTCGGCCGACAGCGAGACCGCCCGCAAGTACGGTGCCGCACTCTACGACGCCAAGTCGCTGTCGTGGGAGGAGGCGGAGAAGATCCGGGCCAATCCTCGTACCCGCGAAGCCACGATCAACGCGAAGAAGCAGCAGTGGATGACGGTGGCCGCCCAGATCGAGCGGGAGGACCCGGAGGCCTACGAGTACCTGCAGGGTGTCCGGGACATGGACCGGGTGGGTGCGGGCTTCATCGCGGTGCTGGCCGCTCTGCTCTTCGCGATGTTCGATCTGACCGCCTCCCTGCTAGTGCTGCTGGGCTTCCTGGTCTTCCGGTGGGCGGTGATCGCCGCGCCGATCCTGGGCACGATCGGCCTGCTCCGACCGGCCAGCGCCGGTCTGCGGCGGCTGGGCAACGCGGTGGTGGCCGCGCTCTTCAACATCGCGATCTTCGGAACCGGTGCGGCGATCTACCTCTTCGCGGTGGACCTCATCATGAGCACCCCCACCCTGCCCGGCTGGCTGCAGGTGGTGCTGGTCTGGCTGTGCGGCGTGGTGGGCTGGTTGCTGTTGCGCCCGTATCGACGCATAACCCAACTCGGCGGCAAGGACAGCAGCGAGGCGGTCAGCTCGGCCGGTTCCTGGCATCGGCGGTTCTTCCGAGACATGCGTACCGCGGCCCGGCTCGACGTCGCCGAGCCCGGCGGCACCGCCGAGCCCACGGTGGGACGGCGCCGCGCCCTAGGGACGGAACAACCCAGGGTGCGGCCGGAGGCCCGCCCGGACCCGGTACCGACCGGCGCGCCACCCACCCAAGAACGTCCGGAGGGTCACAAGACCGGCGCCGGGCGGGGAACCACCGAGGAGCAGCAGCGGCCGGAGACCCGACCGGTCGCACCCCGGCCCCGACGTCGGCAGCCGGCCTCCTGGACCGAGCCGGACGTACCCGAGGAGAACCCCTCCTTCGCCATCTACCGTCCGGGGTCGTCCGAGAAGGCACCGGAGAAGACGGCGCCCCGGATCCGCTCCGAGGCCCGGTGA